A portion of the Micromonospora tarapacensis genome contains these proteins:
- a CDS encoding aspartate aminotransferase family protein, producing MANATDHLWMHFTRMASYSAGEVPTIVRGEGAYIWDAQGRRYLDGLAGLFVVNAGHGRTELAEAAAKQAGELAYFPLWSYAHPKAVELAERISELAPGDLNRVFFTTGGSEAVEAAWKLARAYFKRTGKPTKHKVVSRYIAYHGTSMGALSITGLPGIKTDFEPLVPGGVKVPNTNFYRAPEHGDDPVAFGRWAAEEIGRAIEREGPDTVAAVFLEPVQNSGGCFPPPPGYFERVREICDAYDVLLVSDEVICSWGRLGEYFGAVRYGYQPDIITTAKGITSGYAPLGAMIASDRLMEPFLTETGMFAHGVTFGGHPVSCAVALANLEVFAREDLVGHVRANEAAFRATLEKLHDLPIVGDVRGDGYFYGIELVKDKTTRETFDEAESERLLRGFLSGALFSAGLYCRADDRGDPVVQLAPPLIADQRQFDEIEQILRTVLTEAWSRL from the coding sequence ATGGCCAACGCCACCGACCACCTCTGGATGCACTTCACCCGGATGGCGAGCTACTCCGCCGGCGAGGTGCCGACCATCGTCCGCGGCGAGGGAGCGTACATCTGGGACGCGCAGGGCCGTCGCTACCTGGACGGGCTCGCCGGGCTGTTCGTCGTCAACGCCGGCCACGGTCGCACCGAGCTGGCCGAGGCCGCCGCCAAGCAGGCCGGCGAGCTGGCCTACTTCCCGCTCTGGTCGTACGCCCATCCGAAGGCGGTGGAGCTGGCCGAGCGGATCTCCGAGCTCGCCCCCGGCGACCTGAACCGGGTCTTCTTCACCACCGGCGGCTCGGAGGCGGTGGAGGCGGCCTGGAAGTTGGCCCGGGCCTACTTCAAGCGGACGGGTAAACCGACCAAGCACAAGGTGGTCAGCCGGTACATCGCCTACCACGGCACCTCGATGGGCGCCCTGTCGATCACCGGGCTGCCCGGTATCAAGACCGACTTCGAGCCACTGGTGCCGGGCGGCGTCAAGGTGCCGAACACGAACTTCTACCGGGCGCCGGAGCACGGCGACGACCCGGTGGCGTTCGGCCGGTGGGCCGCCGAGGAGATCGGCCGTGCCATCGAACGGGAGGGGCCGGACACCGTCGCCGCGGTCTTCCTGGAGCCGGTGCAGAACTCCGGCGGCTGCTTCCCGCCGCCGCCCGGCTACTTCGAGCGGGTCCGCGAGATCTGCGACGCGTACGACGTGCTGCTGGTCAGCGACGAGGTGATCTGCTCGTGGGGCCGGCTCGGCGAGTACTTCGGTGCGGTCCGCTACGGCTACCAGCCCGACATCATCACCACCGCGAAGGGCATCACCTCGGGTTATGCCCCGCTCGGTGCGATGATCGCGAGCGACCGGCTGATGGAGCCCTTCCTCACCGAGACCGGCATGTTCGCCCACGGGGTGACCTTCGGCGGGCATCCGGTCTCCTGCGCGGTGGCCCTGGCCAACCTGGAGGTCTTCGCCCGCGAGGATCTGGTCGGCCACGTACGCGCCAACGAGGCGGCGTTCCGCGCCACCCTGGAGAAGCTGCACGACCTGCCGATCGTCGGCGACGTCCGGGGCGACGGCTACTTCTACGGCATCGAGCTGGTGAAGGACAAGACGACCCGGGAGACGTTCGACGAGGCCGAGTCGGAGCGGCTGCTGCGCGGCTTCCTCTCCGGTGCACTCTTCTCCGCCGGGTTGTACTGCCGGGCCGACGACCGGGGTGACCCGGTGGTGCAGCTCGCCCCGCCACTGATCGCCGATCAGCGGCAGTTCGACGAGATCGAGCAGATCCTGCGCACCGTGCTCACCGAGGCGTGGTCCCGGCTCTAG
- a CDS encoding metallopeptidase family protein, producing the protein MTSPENRRPGPGRRAHRDRHGRGLRGRLVPATVPLARTKAEIFDDLVLDTVETLERRFAKELAGVEFAVEDVPPDLNVYDSDVLEDGEVPLARLLPGRPGRQEVPPRIVLYRRPLEFRAMDREDLADLVHDVIIEQVANLLGVDPDELA; encoded by the coding sequence ATGACGAGCCCGGAGAACCGCCGCCCCGGCCCCGGCCGGCGCGCTCACCGCGACCGGCACGGGCGCGGCCTGCGCGGGCGGCTGGTGCCGGCCACCGTGCCACTGGCGCGGACCAAGGCGGAGATCTTCGACGACCTGGTGCTGGACACCGTCGAGACGCTGGAACGCCGGTTCGCCAAGGAGCTGGCCGGGGTGGAGTTCGCCGTCGAGGACGTCCCGCCCGACCTGAACGTCTACGACTCCGACGTGCTTGAGGACGGCGAGGTGCCGCTGGCCCGGCTGCTGCCCGGCCGGCCGGGTCGTCAGGAGGTGCCGCCGCGGATCGTGCTGTACCGGCGCCCCCTGGAGTTCCGGGCCATGGACCGGGAGGATCTCGCCGATCTGGTGCACGACGTGATCATCGAACAGGTGGCCAACCTGCTCGGCGTCGACCCGGACGAGTTGGCCTGA
- a CDS encoding WhiB family transcriptional regulator, producing MDGQLEAADLLGNAPEWQERALCSQTDPEAFFPEKGGSTREAKRICSRCEVKTECLEYALGHDERFGIWGGLSERERRKLKRRAA from the coding sequence ATGGACGGCCAGCTCGAGGCGGCCGACCTGCTCGGAAACGCGCCGGAGTGGCAGGAGCGGGCCCTGTGCTCGCAGACCGACCCGGAAGCGTTCTTCCCCGAGAAGGGCGGCTCGACCCGTGAAGCGAAGCGGATCTGCTCGCGGTGCGAGGTCAAGACGGAATGCCTCGAATACGCTCTCGGCCACGACGAGCGGTTCGGGATCTGGGGTGGGCTCTCCGAGCGGGAGCGGCGCAAGCTCAAGCGCCGGGCGGCCTGA